One segment of Cystobacter fuscus DSM 2262 DNA contains the following:
- a CDS encoding YccF domain-containing protein: MRLLLNLLWVVLGGGFIIALEYLLGGLLLCLTIVGIPFGVQCFKLAGLGLFPFGKDIVDVPGASPLGCVLNVFWIVVAGVWIFLSHIGLALGLAVTLIGIPFAIQHVKLALLALAPFGKLVRDA; the protein is encoded by the coding sequence ATGCGACTGCTCCTCAATCTCCTGTGGGTCGTACTCGGTGGTGGATTCATCATCGCGCTCGAGTACCTACTCGGTGGGCTACTGCTCTGCCTCACCATCGTCGGCATCCCCTTTGGGGTGCAGTGCTTCAAGCTCGCCGGACTCGGCTTGTTCCCCTTCGGCAAGGACATCGTCGACGTGCCAGGCGCCAGCCCCCTGGGCTGTGTGCTCAACGTCTTCTGGATCGTCGTCGCTGGCGTGTGGATCTTCTTGAGTCACATCGGGCTCGCCCTGGGGCTCGCCGTGACCCTCATCGGAATCCCCTTCGCCATCCAGCACGTGAAGCTCGCCCTGCTCGCCCTCGCCCCCTTCGGCAAGCTCGTGCGCGACGCGTGA
- a CDS encoding beta-propeller fold lactonase family protein, translating to MVARIKAVPLVVSQAALAVTWLLLMAASTAASAAPFTLFESGQVRPLALSPSGRFLYAVNTPDNRLEVFQLKSSGLVPLVSIPVGLEPVAVAARSDEEVWVVNHLSDSVSIVRLDDRNTHGAVVRTLLVGDEPRDIVFAGPGRSRAFITAAHRGQNVPFDPRLTTPGIGRADVWVFDANRTGASLGGDPLSILTLFGDTPRALAVTPDGSRVYAAVFHSGNRSSVIHESLVPNGGEAVGGVPGPNVNFQGLRGPEVSVLVKFDGTNWRDVLNRSWTDKVRFSLPDKDVFVIDATANPPAQLAGSSGFYSGVGTILFNMAVNPVSGKVYVSNTEARNDLRFEGPGTFAGSSLRGHLHESRISVLGSSGVAPRHLNKHINYAACCAALPNAENDKSLAQPLGMAVSSNGTTLYVAAFGSSKIGVYSTAALEADTFVPGTTNQIPLSGGGPTGLVLDEARGRMYVLTRFDNAISVVNTATKQEIAHLPMFNPEPPSVVAGRPFLYDARRSSSHGDSSCASCHIFGDFDSLAWDLGNPDAAVANNPNPIVPVLPEFGTDPTFGQDPGFHPLKGPLLTQSLRGMANHGPMHWRGDRTGGNDTPNAQPNSGALDEAAAFKKFNPSFMDLLGRSAQLTPAEMQQLSDFVLQITYPPNPVRNLDNSLTPQQQAGSDFFFDTTSFFHGPCGSCHQLDPTANPQEGAFAGFFGTNGSSSFDAEPLFPKVPHLRNMYQRVGMFGAGFPFGLQPADPFLGDQIRGFGFNSDGAIPTLFRFNSGFDRSPDNPAGIPNTPEGLAAKANMELYMLAFESNLAPIVGQQVTLTDASPAEALARLHLLMARAHVGECDLVAKGQLASRPVGFLYLRNGGFKPDHAALPPLSEAALRQLVSITRGALTYTCVPPGAGQRIGIDRNLNGVLDGDEP from the coding sequence ATGGTAGCTCGCATCAAGGCTGTTCCTCTTGTCGTGTCGCAAGCAGCCCTCGCCGTGACGTGGCTCCTGCTCATGGCGGCGAGCACCGCGGCCTCCGCCGCGCCATTCACCCTCTTCGAGAGCGGGCAGGTGCGACCCCTCGCCTTGTCACCCAGCGGCCGGTTCCTCTACGCCGTCAATACCCCCGACAACCGCCTCGAGGTCTTCCAGCTCAAGTCATCGGGTCTCGTGCCACTCGTGTCGATTCCCGTCGGCCTCGAGCCGGTCGCGGTCGCCGCCCGGAGCGATGAAGAGGTCTGGGTCGTCAACCACCTGTCCGACAGCGTGAGCATCGTGCGGCTCGACGACAGGAACACCCACGGCGCCGTGGTACGGACCCTGCTCGTCGGTGACGAGCCTCGCGACATCGTCTTCGCCGGACCGGGCAGGAGCCGCGCCTTCATCACCGCCGCCCACCGCGGTCAGAACGTGCCCTTCGACCCTCGGCTGACCACGCCGGGCATCGGCCGGGCCGATGTCTGGGTCTTCGATGCCAACAGGACAGGTGCATCGCTCGGTGGCGACCCGCTCTCGATCCTCACCCTCTTCGGTGACACGCCCCGCGCGCTCGCGGTGACGCCCGATGGCTCGCGCGTCTACGCCGCTGTCTTCCACTCGGGCAACCGCAGCTCGGTCATTCATGAGAGCCTCGTGCCCAATGGCGGTGAGGCGGTGGGCGGTGTTCCCGGCCCCAACGTCAACTTCCAGGGGCTGCGGGGGCCCGAGGTCTCCGTGCTCGTGAAGTTCGACGGCACGAACTGGCGCGACGTGCTCAACCGCTCCTGGACCGACAAGGTGCGCTTCTCCCTGCCGGACAAGGACGTGTTCGTCATCGATGCCACCGCCAATCCTCCGGCGCAGCTCGCGGGCTCGTCCGGCTTCTACTCCGGCGTGGGCACCATCCTGTTCAACATGGCCGTCAACCCGGTGAGCGGCAAGGTGTACGTGAGCAACACCGAGGCCCGGAATGATCTGCGCTTCGAGGGGCCGGGCACCTTCGCCGGCAGCAGCCTGCGGGGCCACCTGCACGAGAGCCGCATCTCGGTGCTCGGCTCCTCGGGCGTCGCGCCCAGGCACCTCAACAAGCACATCAACTACGCCGCCTGCTGCGCCGCCCTTCCCAACGCCGAGAACGACAAGAGCCTCGCCCAGCCGCTCGGCATGGCGGTGAGCTCCAACGGCACCACCCTGTACGTGGCCGCGTTCGGTTCCTCGAAAATCGGCGTCTACTCCACCGCCGCGCTCGAGGCCGACACCTTCGTGCCTGGCACCACCAACCAGATCCCCTTGAGCGGCGGCGGCCCCACGGGACTGGTGCTCGATGAGGCTCGCGGGCGCATGTACGTGCTGACGCGCTTCGACAACGCCATCTCCGTCGTCAACACCGCCACGAAGCAGGAAATCGCCCACCTGCCCATGTTCAACCCCGAGCCGCCGAGCGTGGTGGCCGGCCGCCCCTTCCTCTACGACGCCAGGAGGAGCTCCAGCCACGGCGACTCGTCCTGCGCGAGCTGCCACATCTTCGGCGACTTCGACAGCCTCGCCTGGGACCTCGGCAACCCGGATGCCGCCGTGGCCAACAACCCCAACCCCATCGTGCCCGTGCTGCCTGAGTTCGGCACCGACCCCACCTTTGGTCAGGATCCTGGCTTCCATCCGCTCAAGGGCCCCCTGCTCACCCAGAGCCTGCGCGGCATGGCCAACCACGGGCCCATGCACTGGCGCGGCGACCGTACCGGCGGCAACGACACCCCCAACGCCCAACCCAACAGCGGTGCGCTCGATGAGGCCGCGGCCTTCAAGAAGTTCAACCCCTCCTTCATGGATCTGCTCGGACGCTCCGCCCAGCTCACCCCGGCGGAGATGCAGCAGTTGTCCGACTTCGTCCTCCAAATCACCTACCCGCCCAACCCCGTCCGCAACCTGGACAACTCCCTCACCCCCCAGCAGCAGGCGGGAAGCGACTTCTTCTTCGACACCACCAGCTTCTTCCATGGTCCGTGCGGCAGCTGCCACCAGCTCGACCCCACCGCCAACCCCCAGGAAGGCGCCTTCGCCGGCTTCTTCGGCACCAACGGCAGCTCGTCCTTCGACGCCGAGCCGCTGTTCCCCAAGGTGCCCCACCTGCGCAACATGTACCAGCGCGTCGGCATGTTCGGCGCCGGCTTCCCCTTCGGTCTCCAGCCCGCGGATCCCTTCCTCGGAGATCAGATCCGCGGCTTCGGCTTCAACAGCGATGGCGCCATCCCCACCCTGTTCCGCTTCAACAGCGGCTTCGACCGCAGCCCCGACAACCCCGCCGGCATCCCCAACACGCCCGAGGGGCTCGCCGCCAAGGCGAACATGGAGCTGTACATGCTCGCCTTCGAGAGCAACCTCGCTCCCATCGTCGGCCAGCAGGTGACCCTCACGGATGCCTCCCCGGCCGAGGCGCTCGCCCGCCTCCACTTGCTGATGGCGCGCGCCCATGTGGGGGAGTGCGATCTGGTCGCCAAGGGACAACTGGCCTCCAGGCCCGTGGGCTTCCTCTACCTGCGCAACGGCGGGTTCAAGCCCGACCACGCGGCCCTGCCTCCGCTCTCCGAAGCAGCCCTCCGCCAGCTCGTCTCCATCACCCGTGGCGCCCTCACCTATACCTGTGTCCCTCCCGGCGCTGGGCAGCGCATCGGGATTGACCGGAACCTCAATGGGGTTCTCGACGGCGACGAGCCCTAA